From one Conyzicola nivalis genomic stretch:
- a CDS encoding DUF4232 domain-containing protein yields MTRSTIRSASIVVLGILLLAGCSAQGAEPGGPTATPRPTASSTATPPPPPAAPPTAAPTDDPPSGSAAAAARCATSNIAGSIAAGAGGAAGSFTASIVLTNTGATACDLQGWPGVSLVGGGNGTQLGAAADFDRSDPAAHPTVHLSPGGSASAQLTIRDAANFPADKCGAAQADGLRVYPPGSKASIFIADPDIQGCTSSIAVLLKVTALQPGA; encoded by the coding sequence ATGACCCGTTCGACAATTCGTTCCGCATCGATCGTGGTGCTGGGAATCCTGCTTCTCGCGGGCTGCAGCGCGCAGGGTGCGGAGCCGGGCGGGCCCACAGCTACACCGAGACCGACAGCCAGCTCCACTGCCACCCCGCCTCCACCCCCGGCCGCGCCCCCGACGGCGGCGCCGACCGACGACCCACCGTCGGGGTCCGCAGCCGCCGCCGCCAGGTGCGCCACCTCGAACATTGCCGGGTCGATCGCCGCAGGAGCCGGCGGAGCCGCAGGAAGTTTCACCGCCTCGATCGTGTTGACCAACACCGGAGCAACGGCCTGCGATCTGCAGGGCTGGCCCGGCGTATCCCTGGTGGGCGGCGGAAACGGCACGCAACTCGGAGCAGCCGCGGACTTCGACCGCTCAGACCCGGCAGCCCACCCCACCGTGCATCTTTCGCCCGGCGGCAGCGCCAGCGCGCAGCTGACTATCAGAGACGCAGCGAATTTCCCCGCCGACAAATGCGGCGCCGCACAAGCCGACGGGCTGCGTGTCTACCCGCCGGGTAGCAAAGCTTCCATCTTCATCGCCGATCCCGACATACAAGGCTGCACCTCCTCCATCGCTGTACTGCTTAAGGTCACGGCGCTGCAACCCGGCGCCTAA
- a CDS encoding Flp pilus assembly complex ATPase component TadA produces MSHAESIITDQVRERVRRDGVDLRTDRELAGRYVSDAVRRYSERALGGSVPLLADEAITTRQIVATLTGFGALQPFFDDPEIEEIWINGPNRVFVARDGVPELTTVELTDGEVRDLVERMLQSSGRRVDLSSPFVDASLPDGSRLHVVIPDAGTHE; encoded by the coding sequence ATGTCGCACGCCGAGTCGATCATCACCGACCAGGTGCGCGAGCGCGTGCGGCGCGACGGCGTCGACCTGCGCACCGACCGGGAGCTCGCCGGCCGCTACGTCAGCGACGCCGTACGGCGCTACAGCGAGCGGGCTCTCGGTGGGTCGGTGCCGCTGCTGGCCGACGAGGCGATCACCACGCGGCAGATCGTCGCGACCCTCACCGGCTTCGGCGCGCTGCAGCCGTTCTTCGACGACCCGGAGATCGAGGAGATCTGGATCAACGGCCCCAACCGCGTGTTCGTCGCGCGCGACGGAGTGCCCGAACTCACCACCGTCGAGCTGACCGACGGCGAGGTGCGCGACCTCGTCGAACGGATGCTGCAATCATCCGGCCGTCGCGTCGACCTGTCGTCCCCCTTCGTCGACGCCTCGCTCCCCGACGGCTCACGGCTGCACGTCGTGATTCCGGATGCTGGCACTCACGAATAA
- a CDS encoding DUF7882 family protein, with translation MGTFYYGDARYPIKLEDRTLAHLKIVILTKLRRNECFAFSWAKKSNDGSGHGTVWIHPALAFHFEFLGSKEVPINLAWLESMSECANRALGLTIGDEPRSPAAGDGVDAVPRKSDPVSYPEPVPVLVLADALT, from the coding sequence ATGGGCACGTTCTACTACGGCGACGCGCGTTATCCGATCAAGCTCGAAGACCGGACACTCGCACATCTGAAGATCGTCATCCTTACCAAGCTCAGACGAAACGAGTGCTTCGCATTCTCGTGGGCGAAGAAATCCAACGACGGCAGCGGGCACGGGACCGTCTGGATACATCCAGCTCTCGCATTCCACTTCGAATTCCTTGGAAGCAAAGAGGTCCCGATCAACCTGGCCTGGCTCGAATCCATGAGCGAATGCGCCAACCGCGCCCTGGGCCTCACGATCGGGGACGAACCGCGGTCGCCGGCAGCGGGGGATGGCGTGGACGCGGTTCCCCGGAAGTCCGACCCGGTTTCATATCCCGAGCCCGTCCCGGTGCTCGTGCTCGCGGATGCGCTGACCTAA
- a CDS encoding metallophosphoesterase family protein, which yields MSADLPNPLQTDRRVGLLGDVHGDFSHLMAAVHVFAARNIRCVIVLGDFGYPWPFEDWNRTLNKLSRRLASRNMDIVVIDGNHDWLPKIKEFPVGADGLRRLRHNVIHAPRGYRTTLLPYNSGWPTNVVRPGKVLAVLGGANSIDRHHRTVNTDWWPDESLTEEDLAALGTDHADVLLGHDAPLDVPDLDRALASENSDWPPEAVAYAEQGRRMFHCGFMAVWPEVSVGAHYHRHVDQVLAYEDDAGSFRCRVVILDQNRPKTISLAILDTGTLQLEFFTRGDTKVERLRMRDQGRWVVRTPDADFGFDLDARTVERRPLPGARLSPLLDHPLPLLNIRIVHVGAVAIYTFDPLDEHIPYQDQFSSGVVQMIERDDDAHR from the coding sequence GTGAGCGCGGACCTGCCGAACCCTCTGCAGACGGATCGACGCGTCGGGCTCCTGGGCGATGTGCACGGCGATTTTTCGCACCTGATGGCCGCCGTGCATGTCTTCGCAGCAAGGAACATCAGGTGTGTGATCGTCTTGGGTGATTTCGGGTATCCGTGGCCCTTTGAGGACTGGAACCGAACTCTGAACAAACTCAGCCGGCGCCTCGCCTCACGGAACATGGACATTGTGGTGATCGATGGGAATCACGACTGGCTGCCGAAGATCAAGGAGTTCCCGGTCGGCGCAGACGGTTTGCGTCGGTTGCGCCACAACGTAATTCACGCTCCGAGGGGCTACCGCACGACGCTCCTGCCCTATAACTCGGGCTGGCCCACCAACGTCGTCCGCCCGGGCAAGGTCCTCGCCGTGCTCGGCGGCGCCAACTCCATCGATCGGCATCACCGAACCGTGAACACCGACTGGTGGCCAGACGAATCACTCACCGAAGAAGACCTCGCGGCACTCGGTACAGACCATGCCGACGTGCTCCTCGGTCATGACGCCCCGCTTGATGTCCCCGACCTCGACCGTGCGCTCGCCTCCGAGAACAGCGACTGGCCACCGGAGGCCGTTGCATACGCGGAGCAAGGTCGACGCATGTTCCACTGCGGATTTATGGCCGTGTGGCCCGAGGTCAGTGTGGGAGCGCACTACCACCGCCACGTCGACCAGGTTCTCGCCTACGAAGACGACGCGGGATCATTCCGCTGCCGCGTCGTCATCCTCGACCAGAACAGGCCCAAGACGATCAGCCTCGCGATACTCGATACGGGGACGCTACAGCTGGAGTTCTTCACCCGTGGCGACACCAAGGTTGAAAGGCTCAGGATGCGCGACCAGGGCCGATGGGTCGTACGCACCCCCGACGCGGACTTCGGCTTTGACCTCGACGCGCGCACTGTGGAGCGGCGCCCGTTGCCGGGCGCACGTCTGTCGCCGCTCCTCGACCACCCGCTCCCGTTGCTGAACATCCGCATCGTCCACGTCGGGGCCGTCGCCATCTACACGTTCGACCCTCTCGACGAGCACATTCCCTACCAAGACCAGTTCTCGTCCGGCGTTGTGCAAATGATCGAGAGGGATGACGATGCCCACCGATGA
- a CDS encoding response regulator transcription factor, with protein sequence MRVLLVEDDIDLAEAIRDALVSKTMAVDVAHDGSSALMAIDVNDYDVVVLDRDIPLVHGDEVARRVSGRGRGPRILMLTAARLSKDKIAGFQLGADDYLSKPFDLAELEARLWALGRRPAESTPPALQVGSVTLDPFRHTAHRFGAPLTLSRKEFAVLHILMSRAGTPVSAEQLLEKAWDENANPFTNSIRVTVSSLRKKLGPPYINTFAGVGYTVVDDET encoded by the coding sequence ATGCGGGTATTGCTGGTCGAAGATGACATCGATCTCGCTGAGGCGATCAGGGATGCACTGGTGTCGAAGACGATGGCGGTGGACGTCGCACACGACGGTTCGTCAGCCCTGATGGCTATCGACGTGAACGACTACGACGTCGTGGTGCTCGACCGGGACATTCCCCTCGTACACGGTGACGAGGTCGCGCGTCGTGTCTCCGGGCGAGGCCGAGGTCCACGCATCCTCATGCTCACCGCGGCACGGCTTTCGAAAGACAAGATCGCGGGGTTCCAGCTGGGTGCCGACGACTATCTCTCCAAGCCGTTCGACCTCGCCGAACTGGAAGCGCGCCTGTGGGCGCTCGGCCGCCGCCCGGCCGAAAGCACTCCCCCTGCCCTGCAGGTCGGATCGGTGACCCTCGATCCATTCCGTCACACAGCCCACCGCTTCGGCGCCCCCCTGACGCTCAGCCGCAAAGAGTTCGCCGTCCTTCACATACTGATGTCCCGAGCAGGTACACCGGTTAGCGCCGAACAGCTGCTGGAGAAAGCCTGGGACGAGAACGCCAACCCGTTCACCAACTCGATCCGCGTCACGGTCTCGTCCTTGCGCAAGAAGCTCGGGCCGCCCTACATAAACACTTTTGCCGGCGTGGGGTACACGGTCGTCGACGATGAAACATAG
- a CDS encoding sensor histidine kinase translates to MSLIPQYQFTTVTAAPSNGLVDSLATGTAATQVPVDGVVVADTTDVVRLLLVFGVVVLLVIGALGVLASWIVAGRVLRPLSTLNEAARGAAEGKFDQRVALDAADDEFRELGDTFDFMLDSLERSFDANERFAANASHELRTPLTTVKVLIDGALARPQSTATTALLTKLASANDRTVGIVDALLDLSDVTAAPLTRSPHDVRSLVARAVAEVSPIAVAREVNIIADVPTVAVWADVVLLERAVANLVRNGVQHNETGGTVWITVADEQGTVRIRIENTGAVVDAATASSLAEPFYRVAGRIATGGAGVPDSHGLGLALVSRIVDAHGGRFEIRPRTRGGLVVDMTMPGPTR, encoded by the coding sequence ATGAGCCTGATCCCTCAATATCAATTCACAACCGTCACCGCAGCTCCTTCCAACGGCTTAGTCGACAGCCTCGCCACCGGCACAGCCGCTACACAGGTCCCCGTCGACGGAGTGGTCGTCGCCGACACGACAGACGTCGTCCGCCTCTTACTCGTCTTCGGTGTCGTAGTGCTCCTGGTGATCGGTGCACTGGGAGTCCTCGCCAGCTGGATCGTCGCCGGCCGCGTGCTGCGTCCGCTTTCGACCCTCAACGAGGCCGCCCGGGGTGCCGCGGAAGGCAAGTTCGATCAGCGGGTGGCTCTCGACGCAGCCGACGACGAATTCCGCGAACTCGGCGACACCTTCGACTTCATGCTCGACAGCCTGGAGCGGTCTTTCGACGCCAACGAGCGGTTCGCCGCCAACGCATCCCACGAGCTGCGGACTCCCCTGACAACGGTCAAAGTACTCATAGACGGAGCACTCGCCCGCCCCCAGTCGACGGCGACAACGGCACTGCTGACGAAACTCGCCTCGGCGAACGACCGCACGGTAGGCATCGTCGACGCACTTCTCGACCTCTCTGATGTCACAGCTGCACCTCTAACACGTTCGCCTCACGACGTGAGATCGCTCGTAGCCCGAGCCGTGGCGGAGGTCTCACCCATAGCCGTAGCACGCGAGGTAAATATCATCGCCGATGTACCGACGGTGGCCGTGTGGGCCGACGTAGTGCTTCTCGAACGAGCCGTGGCGAACTTGGTCCGAAACGGGGTCCAGCACAACGAAACGGGCGGGACGGTGTGGATCACGGTCGCGGACGAGCAGGGGACGGTGCGCATCCGTATCGAGAACACGGGAGCCGTGGTCGACGCCGCAACCGCGTCGTCCCTGGCGGAACCTTTCTACCGCGTGGCCGGACGTATCGCGACCGGCGGAGCCGGGGTCCCCGACTCCCATGGCCTCGGCCTTGCCCTGGTCAGCCGCATCGTCGACGCGCACGGGGGTCGGTTCGAAATCCGACCTCGAACCCGCGGCGGCCTCGTCGTAGACATGACCATGCCGGGGCCGACCCGCTAG
- the cpt gene encoding chloramphenicol phosphotransferase CPT, with product MAVQVIVINGGSSSGKSGIVRCLKSILPQPWLSFGVDTLVEALPPTLSDAESGVAYGAAGEVLLGGQFLEIERAWTAGLATMARNGARIIIDDVFLSGSASQDRTRRLLDGLDVLWVGVHCDARIAAGRELARGDRIAGMAALQAEIVHRGVEYDIEVDTGRTESIDCAEAIAAAVALRDTAVATVRRDPVAPPY from the coding sequence ATGGCAGTGCAAGTCATCGTGATCAACGGCGGGTCCAGTTCCGGAAAATCGGGAATCGTGCGCTGTCTAAAGTCGATTCTGCCGCAACCTTGGCTGAGCTTCGGGGTCGATACGCTCGTCGAAGCTTTGCCTCCCACGCTCTCTGACGCCGAAAGCGGAGTAGCTTACGGAGCAGCAGGCGAGGTTCTCCTCGGGGGACAATTCCTAGAGATAGAACGAGCGTGGACAGCGGGCTTGGCCACGATGGCCCGGAATGGCGCGCGAATCATTATCGACGACGTGTTTCTCAGCGGCTCCGCCTCCCAGGACAGGACCCGACGATTGCTGGACGGACTTGATGTTCTCTGGGTAGGCGTCCACTGCGACGCGCGGATCGCTGCCGGCCGGGAGCTGGCAAGAGGCGACCGTATTGCCGGCATGGCGGCGCTGCAGGCTGAAATCGTCCACCGCGGCGTCGAATACGACATCGAAGTCGATACCGGACGCACGGAGTCCATTGACTGTGCGGAGGCTATCGCCGCAGCGGTGGCTTTGAGGGACACCGCTGTCGCAACCGTGCGTCGAGATCCGGTCGCCCCGCCGTACTGA
- a CDS encoding alpha/beta fold hydrolase gives MSLSTRGRTALTLLTAAAAVVAIAGPAAAAAGTQDSSAESASHPAKPTIVLVHGAWADASSFATVTERLQKDDYTVVSAPQPLRGLASDAASVAAFVNQATTGPVVLVGHSYGGSVITNAALQAPTVKALAYIDAFAPDLGESVVDLAGAKPGSVLAAAPESVFNVVQDPNMPTGDPDLYVQKAVFAAGFTADLNKSEAAVLAASQRPVAGGALQEPSAAPAWKSIPSFFLIGTKDKVIPVAEQEAMAARAGGVSVKVAAGHLSMLEKPKDVARLIERAADSVK, from the coding sequence ATGTCTCTTTCAACCCGAGGACGCACAGCCCTCACTCTCCTCACAGCGGCAGCCGCCGTCGTAGCGATCGCAGGTCCGGCAGCTGCGGCGGCCGGGACCCAGGACTCGTCCGCCGAGTCCGCCTCCCACCCCGCGAAGCCCACCATCGTCCTGGTGCATGGCGCCTGGGCGGACGCGTCCAGCTTCGCCACGGTGACGGAACGTCTCCAGAAGGACGACTACACCGTCGTCAGCGCTCCGCAGCCGCTGCGCGGACTGGCATCCGATGCGGCCTCCGTCGCAGCCTTCGTCAACCAGGCAACCACCGGACCCGTCGTGCTCGTCGGCCACTCCTACGGCGGATCGGTCATCACCAACGCCGCGCTTCAGGCCCCGACCGTGAAGGCGCTCGCCTACATCGACGCGTTCGCTCCTGACCTCGGCGAATCCGTCGTCGACCTGGCCGGCGCCAAGCCGGGCTCCGTCCTCGCCGCAGCACCGGAATCGGTGTTCAACGTGGTCCAAGACCCCAACATGCCGACGGGTGACCCCGACCTGTACGTACAGAAGGCCGTCTTCGCCGCCGGCTTCACCGCGGACCTGAACAAGAGCGAGGCCGCCGTCCTGGCAGCGTCCCAGCGACCGGTCGCCGGTGGCGCTCTGCAGGAGCCGTCCGCCGCACCCGCCTGGAAGTCGATCCCGAGCTTCTTCCTCATCGGCACCAAGGACAAGGTCATCCCCGTCGCCGAGCAGGAAGCGATGGCGGCTCGCGCTGGCGGCGTTTCCGTCAAGGTAGCCGCCGGTCACCTTTCGATGCTTGAGAAGCCGAAGGATGTAGCCCGTCTCATCGAGCGAGCTGCTGACTCGGTCAAGTAG
- a CDS encoding SDR family NAD(P)-dependent oxidoreductase, translating to MSDLTGKTALVTGSTSGIGRTTAELLAERGAHVILSGRNADRGAAAVQSIVEAGGKADFVAVDLSDISGLTEFAAEVEKVAGGHVDILVNNAGIYPFGPSVDFTPADFDSIYDANVKAVFFLTNALVPAMIENGGGAVVNLSSSIATKGIAGASLYASSKAAVETLTKVWSAEFGPQGVRVNSVSPGPTATEGTEVFGDAFAQYHAGTPADRLGQPREIAAAVAFLVGDDSEYIHGIVLPVDGGALTL from the coding sequence ATGTCCGATCTCACCGGCAAGACCGCCCTCGTCACCGGCTCCACCAGCGGCATCGGCCGCACTACCGCCGAGCTCCTCGCCGAGCGCGGCGCCCACGTCATCCTCTCGGGCCGGAACGCCGACCGCGGCGCGGCCGCAGTGCAGAGCATCGTCGAAGCCGGCGGAAAAGCCGACTTCGTAGCTGTCGACCTGTCGGACATCAGCGGCCTGACGGAGTTCGCCGCCGAGGTCGAGAAAGTCGCCGGCGGCCATGTCGACATCCTGGTCAACAACGCCGGCATCTACCCGTTCGGACCCAGCGTCGACTTCACCCCCGCCGACTTCGACTCCATCTACGACGCCAACGTCAAGGCCGTCTTCTTCCTCACCAACGCCCTCGTTCCCGCGATGATCGAAAACGGCGGCGGAGCTGTTGTGAACCTGTCCAGCTCCATCGCCACCAAGGGCATCGCCGGGGCATCTCTCTACGCATCCAGCAAGGCTGCCGTAGAGACTCTGACCAAAGTCTGGTCCGCCGAGTTCGGACCTCAGGGCGTGCGAGTCAACTCCGTGAGCCCCGGACCGACGGCCACCGAAGGAACCGAGGTGTTCGGCGACGCGTTCGCCCAGTACCACGCGGGAACCCCGGCCGACCGTCTCGGACAGCCGCGCGAAATCGCTGCCGCAGTAGCGTTCCTCGTCGGCGACGATTCCGAATACATCCACGGCATCGTGCTGCCCGTAGACGGCGGAGCACTCACCCTCTAA
- a CDS encoding UBP-type zinc finger domain-containing protein produces MSNPAINTAAAPSGEGCLECEQTDGWWLHLRRCAECGHVGCCDNSPSQHGTAHFTETGHAIMQSFEPGENWFWNYETEQMLNGPRLAEPTSRPASQAVPGPEGRVPSDWRSKLNP; encoded by the coding sequence ATGAGCAACCCGGCAATCAACACGGCAGCAGCCCCTTCAGGAGAAGGCTGCCTGGAGTGCGAGCAGACGGATGGCTGGTGGCTGCACCTCCGCCGATGCGCAGAGTGCGGCCATGTCGGGTGTTGTGACAACTCCCCGTCCCAGCACGGCACCGCCCACTTCACGGAGACCGGCCACGCGATCATGCAGAGCTTCGAGCCTGGCGAGAACTGGTTCTGGAACTATGAGACCGAGCAGATGCTGAACGGCCCAAGGCTGGCGGAGCCCACCTCCCGTCCTGCCTCGCAGGCCGTGCCGGGCCCTGAAGGCCGCGTGCCCAGCGATTGGCGATCGAAGCTCAACCCATAG
- a CDS encoding MFS transporter, which translates to MALPVILLTVFIIPTGIAGIANALPDIAGDLGSNPTALQWVVNGFNGSFAVFTLVWGVLSDRVGYKTTFVIGAALMVAASVVSAVAPNLVVLDAARILAGAAGAAIFTAAASIIANAYEPIPRGRNFALLGTVLGLGLAVGPTLAGGLVAAFGWRGVFAVFAVIVALALSLSGYVPNIKHERVAGTKLIDFSLLRNPHFLAICLVPVTHAFGYVALLTYLPIALSAVHGIDAGTAGLLMLPMTLPVLFGPILGARLVARFAGITIMTIIYGSLVLMLLGNVGFLLLAGTAPVAALLIPMLLLGFGFGLPLGLLDGAAQAAVPARSSGTAAGVMNFLRLGGEAVVVGTYAAIVAWIISLHIADGTTAQDVAAGQAGHAREYSQAFAWAEWGIIAFIVIGGLAIVLLHLTTIRDGKAAAVLDGEDDIPVERPAIA; encoded by the coding sequence ATGGCGCTTCCTGTCATTCTCCTGACCGTATTCATCATCCCGACCGGCATCGCCGGTATCGCTAACGCGTTGCCGGACATCGCCGGCGATCTCGGCTCGAATCCGACAGCTCTCCAGTGGGTGGTCAACGGCTTCAACGGATCGTTCGCCGTCTTCACCCTGGTGTGGGGAGTGCTGTCCGATCGCGTCGGCTACAAGACGACGTTCGTCATCGGGGCAGCACTGATGGTCGCGGCATCTGTTGTCAGTGCCGTCGCTCCCAACCTCGTGGTCCTCGACGCCGCGAGAATACTCGCCGGGGCGGCGGGAGCGGCCATATTCACCGCGGCGGCATCGATCATCGCCAACGCGTACGAGCCGATCCCCCGCGGTCGGAACTTCGCCCTCCTCGGCACAGTCCTCGGGCTAGGCCTCGCGGTCGGGCCTACGCTGGCGGGCGGCCTCGTCGCGGCGTTCGGATGGCGCGGAGTCTTCGCCGTGTTCGCGGTCATCGTGGCACTGGCATTGTCCCTGAGCGGCTACGTGCCCAACATCAAGCACGAGCGTGTGGCCGGCACGAAACTCATCGACTTCTCGCTGCTGCGCAATCCGCATTTCCTGGCCATCTGCCTCGTCCCCGTCACCCATGCCTTCGGATACGTGGCGTTGCTCACCTACCTTCCGATCGCGCTCAGCGCAGTGCACGGCATCGACGCGGGGACGGCGGGCCTGCTGATGCTTCCCATGACCCTTCCGGTCCTGTTCGGGCCGATCCTCGGTGCGAGGCTCGTGGCGAGGTTCGCAGGGATCACGATCATGACGATCATCTACGGCTCACTCGTGCTCATGCTTCTCGGCAACGTCGGATTCCTTCTCCTGGCCGGAACCGCACCGGTCGCCGCGCTGTTGATCCCGATGCTGCTGCTCGGCTTCGGCTTCGGACTTCCGCTCGGCCTCCTCGACGGGGCGGCTCAGGCGGCGGTTCCGGCACGGAGCAGCGGAACGGCGGCAGGCGTCATGAACTTCCTCCGTCTCGGAGGCGAAGCGGTGGTCGTCGGAACCTACGCCGCGATCGTGGCATGGATCATCTCGCTTCACATCGCTGACGGGACGACCGCGCAGGACGTCGCAGCCGGCCAAGCCGGTCATGCGCGCGAGTACAGCCAGGCTTTCGCCTGGGCCGAGTGGGGGATCATCGCGTTTATCGTCATCGGCGGGCTCGCGATCGTCTTGTTGCACCTGACGACAATCCGCGACGGCAAGGCGGCGGCGGTCCTCGACGGCGAGGACGACATCCCCGTGGAGCGGCCGGCCATCGCCTGA
- a CDS encoding TetR/AcrR family transcriptional regulator, with protein MSTIDQARMSARQRILVVASDLFYREGINSVGVDQIVRAAHATRATLYRHFQGKEALVVAYLEREDDGFRALVESGSQVAETPRAALELALEGIADDARRHHTRGCPFINATAEFPDPDSAVRLVVTAHRAWFRSQLEMLLAAAGVADPVEVGEGLVMLRDAVLIGSYLDDPDRARQAFLRNARRLVGTA; from the coding sequence ATGTCAACGATCGACCAGGCCCGCATGTCCGCGCGACAAAGGATTCTGGTGGTGGCAAGCGATCTGTTCTACCGCGAAGGCATCAATTCCGTGGGCGTGGACCAGATCGTGCGTGCAGCCCACGCCACGCGAGCAACGTTGTACCGGCATTTCCAGGGCAAGGAAGCTCTGGTGGTCGCGTACTTGGAGCGGGAAGACGACGGTTTCCGCGCCCTGGTCGAGTCGGGCTCTCAAGTCGCGGAAACGCCGCGGGCAGCGTTGGAGCTCGCCTTGGAGGGCATCGCGGACGACGCGCGTAGGCATCACACCCGCGGTTGCCCGTTCATCAACGCGACCGCCGAGTTCCCGGATCCGGACAGTGCCGTGAGGCTCGTGGTGACCGCCCACCGTGCCTGGTTTCGGTCGCAATTAGAGATGCTGCTGGCTGCCGCCGGCGTGGCGGACCCGGTGGAAGTGGGAGAAGGGCTGGTCATGCTCCGCGACGCGGTGCTGATCGGAAGCTACCTCGACGATCCCGATCGGGCGCGTCAAGCGTTTCTGCGCAATGCTCGGAGGCTCGTCGGTACCGCCTGA
- a CDS encoding chaplin family protein, producing MSTYVSRGLALVLFTGGLTLLGAGVANAADTTGDDGLLSGTQVVAPIDAPIDVTGNAVSVLGDSLSGAAVTPSPAAIPAAPAPAPAPAPAPATTSGTDSALGGTQAVVEAAAPVAVQGNAISVVGDSSATPAPVAAAPVAGPAAPASAPTTSGNDSVAGGTQVVPDVAVPVTVGGNAISVLGDASSENASVPTAAAAPAETTDGASTSGSDSVAGGTQLAPDLVAPVTVGGNAISVLGDSSSEGASAPTAAVPSRTTGSTDGATTSGSDGIAGGMQVASVVELPVFVGGNAISILGDAASTGSSTSIQQEGTSDDVTTTGDDGVLGGTQILASISLPITVGDNAISVLGDTETGAGSTTGVGTPAVPTVPAGPTTPTAPVTSPLTTDADTSNGVTGAATTGVTLTNGLGTGTGLGFTLGSTGTFGSAGTATAALSTVALASTGVEIAPLLGAIGFLLIIGFGLLLANRRRA from the coding sequence ATGTCTACGTACGTTTCTCGGGGGCTCGCCCTCGTGCTATTCACCGGGGGGCTTACGCTCCTCGGGGCAGGGGTCGCCAACGCTGCCGACACCACCGGAGACGACGGGCTGCTCTCGGGCACCCAGGTCGTCGCGCCCATCGACGCTCCGATCGACGTGACCGGTAACGCGGTCAGCGTTCTCGGTGACTCGCTGTCGGGCGCTGCCGTCACGCCGTCGCCGGCCGCGATTCCGGCGGCACCTGCACCTGCACCGGCTCCGGCTCCGGCTCCGGCTACAACCTCCGGAACCGACTCCGCTCTGGGCGGCACTCAGGCCGTCGTGGAGGCCGCCGCGCCGGTGGCCGTGCAGGGCAACGCGATCAGCGTCGTCGGCGATTCGTCGGCCACTCCGGCACCGGTTGCTGCTGCTCCGGTCGCCGGACCGGCCGCGCCGGCGTCGGCTCCGACCACGTCGGGCAACGACAGCGTCGCGGGTGGTACTCAGGTGGTGCCCGACGTCGCGGTCCCGGTGACGGTCGGTGGCAACGCGATCAGCGTGCTGGGCGACGCGTCGTCGGAGAATGCTTCGGTGCCGACCGCGGCGGCGGCTCCCGCTGAAACGACCGACGGCGCCTCTACCTCGGGTAGCGACAGCGTCGCCGGAGGCACGCAGCTGGCGCCCGACCTGGTCGCTCCGGTAACGGTCGGGGGAAACGCGATCAGCGTGCTGGGCGACTCGTCGTCGGAGGGCGCTTCCGCGCCGACCGCTGCCGTTCCTAGCCGCACGACCGGCTCGACTGACGGTGCGACCACCTCGGGCAGCGACGGCATCGCCGGTGGCATGCAGGTCGCGTCGGTCGTCGAACTTCCCGTCTTCGTCGGTGGTAACGCGATCAGCATTCTGGGGGATGCTGCGTCCACCGGTTCATCCACGTCGATCCAACAAGAGGGTACGAGCGACGACGTGACGACCACGGGGGACGATGGAGTGCTGGGCGGAACGCAGATCCTTGCGTCGATCTCGCTGCCGATCACCGTCGGGGACAACGCCATCAGCGTTCTCGGTGACACCGAGACCGGCGCTGGTTCGACGACCGGCGTCGGCACCCCCGCGGTGCCGACAGTCCCGGCCGGACCGACCACGCCGACGGCACCGGTCACGAGTCCGCTGACGACCGACGCCGATACGAGCAACGGAGTGACCGGCGCGGCCACCACCGGCGTGACCCTCACAAACGGGCTGGGCACCGGGACGGGCCTCGGTTTCACCCTCGGTTCGACCGGTACTTTCGGATCGGCCGGTACCGCGACCGCGGCACTCTCGACCGTCGCTCTCGCGTCGACCGGTGTGGAGATCGCGCCGCTGCTCGGCGCGATCGGGTTCCTGTTAATCATCGGTTTCGGACTGCTGCTCGCCAACCGCCGCCGCGCATAA